The Candidatus Krumholzibacteriota bacterium genome window below encodes:
- a CDS encoding VanZ family protein, whose product MGRALRPWWPLFIWVALIFGLSSIPDLPGEGIDLPRHTDKVVHGFEYLVLAVLFCRGLGADTHHRRLVIGLVTVFTCIAIAALDEMYQSYVPGRDASPYDLAADAVGVIAGSVVAILRRDRAARRAGDASAADGRGGIRQEGRRT is encoded by the coding sequence GTGGGACGAGCGCTGCGGCCGTGGTGGCCCCTCTTCATCTGGGTCGCCCTGATCTTCGGACTCTCGTCGATTCCCGACCTTCCGGGGGAGGGCATCGATCTGCCCCGGCACACCGACAAGGTGGTGCACGGTTTCGAATACCTCGTTCTCGCCGTCCTCTTCTGCCGGGGGCTCGGCGCCGACACGCACCACCGCCGGCTGGTGATCGGCCTGGTGACCGTGTTTACCTGCATCGCCATCGCGGCGCTCGACGAGATGTACCAGAGCTACGTGCCGGGACGTGACGCGAGCCCGTACGACCTGGCCGCCGATGCGGTCGGCGTCATCGCCGGCAGTGTCGTGGCGATTCTCCGGCGCGACCGCGCGGCGCGGCGAGCCGGCGACGCATCAGCCGCCGACGGGCGCGGCGGGATCCGACAGGAGGGACGGCGCACGTGA
- a CDS encoding PhnD/SsuA/transferrin family substrate-binding protein, with protein sequence MKNGRFLGIDIHLLSSYLGRWTTVFVFGAILLITAGALFFEGIDIAHTQITIGVAAADSAVAAVPLRALAGLVRERGCGDIRWRWLGPSDAPAGCDFYLLTSVQAARPVAAGELELALLALSRGGRRCATGTIVRLPGRAGSPIERVIFTSPWSAAGYLSPLALLDEPPRTIDFAADLGGEERVLLGVLFGAYDAGGIGLERLRAFERAGTIRPGELEIAGIGECVPEIVVAVDPDADPRIAAELVERLPAVAARMSAPLESLLGRIGIAGFAAARDEDRAALARIASRPPARGD encoded by the coding sequence ATGAAAAACGGTAGATTTCTCGGGATCGACATCCACCTCCTCTCCTCGTATCTCGGCCGCTGGACGACCGTCTTCGTCTTCGGCGCCATCCTCCTCATCACCGCCGGCGCCCTGTTCTTCGAGGGAATCGACATCGCCCACACGCAGATCACGATCGGCGTGGCCGCGGCGGACTCCGCCGTCGCCGCCGTGCCCCTCCGGGCCCTCGCCGGACTCGTCCGCGAGCGGGGATGCGGCGACATCCGATGGCGATGGCTCGGGCCGTCAGATGCGCCCGCCGGCTGCGATTTCTACCTGCTCACGTCGGTCCAGGCGGCCCGGCCGGTGGCCGCCGGCGAACTCGAGCTCGCGCTCCTCGCGCTCTCCAGGGGGGGACGGCGATGCGCGACGGGGACGATCGTCCGCCTCCCGGGCCGGGCCGGTTCCCCGATCGAACGCGTCATCTTCACCTCGCCCTGGTCCGCGGCCGGCTACCTGTCGCCCCTGGCCCTCCTCGACGAACCGCCGCGAACGATCGATTTCGCGGCCGACCTGGGGGGAGAGGAGCGGGTCCTGCTCGGGGTCCTGTTCGGCGCGTACGACGCGGGCGGAATCGGCCTCGAGCGGCTGCGCGCCTTCGAGCGGGCGGGTACGATCAGGCCGGGAGAGCTCGAGATCGCCGGGATCGGCGAGTGTGTTCCCGAGATCGTCGTCGCCGTCGATCCCGACGCGGATCCGCGGATCGCGGCCGAACTCGTCGAACGCCTGCCCGCGGTCGCGGCGCGGATGTCCGCCCCGCTCGAAAGCCTCCTCGGGCGGATCGGGATCGCCGGTTTCGCCGCCGCCCGGGACGAGGACCGGGCCGCGCTCGCCCGAATCGCCTCGCGGCCGCCGGCGCGGGGGGATTGA